One Clostridium novyi NT genomic window carries:
- a CDS encoding phosphodiester glycosidase family protein: protein MFNKESIREKSPKRLFLLFQIVFTLISAPFLLYYGPFENVKATVVGSAMTTSTHQWIATTFLSRKHIDEILSKNKINTLVQSDIDELRKKINSGEISDTNEIEKREIHGDKFKGHLLVIKNPKKIKVGYNEHLGSKGETTSAMAKRYNSIAAINAGGFVANNASSKDANPSETNGNPGGILISNGEIVYNNLRNNEKICIAGITADGILLVGNYNLDEMMKLNVKDAVSFGPALIVNGQKTITSGDGGWGTAPRTAIGQRKDGSILFLVIDGKYIGRLAVTLRELQDILYEYGAYNAVNLDGGSSSTMYYNGKVISEPYKSTGEREIQSIFYVSP, encoded by the coding sequence ATGTTTAATAAAGAATCAATTCGCGAGAAGTCACCAAAGAGACTTTTCTTATTATTCCAAATTGTTTTTACCCTAATAAGTGCACCATTTTTACTTTACTATGGTCCCTTTGAGAATGTAAAAGCTACAGTAGTTGGTTCCGCAATGACAACTTCAACCCATCAATGGATAGCGACAACATTTTTATCTAGAAAACATATAGATGAAATTCTAAGTAAAAATAAAATTAACACTTTAGTTCAATCTGATATAGATGAGCTTAGGAAAAAAATTAACTCAGGCGAAATAAGTGATACAAATGAAATCGAAAAACGTGAAATTCATGGAGATAAGTTTAAAGGACACCTATTGGTTATAAAAAATCCTAAAAAAATAAAAGTTGGTTATAATGAACACTTAGGTTCAAAGGGCGAAACTACAAGTGCAATGGCAAAAAGATATAACTCAATCGCTGCCATAAATGCGGGAGGTTTTGTTGCAAACAATGCATCTAGCAAAGATGCTAACCCTTCTGAGACCAATGGAAATCCTGGAGGAATACTTATTTCAAACGGCGAAATTGTATATAATAATTTAAGAAATAATGAAAAAATATGTATAGCAGGAATAACTGCAGACGGAATACTTTTAGTAGGAAACTATAATCTAGATGAAATGATGAAATTAAATGTGAAGGATGCTGTATCATTTGGTCCAGCACTTATTGTAAATGGACAAAAGACCATAACTTCTGGTGACGGTGGTTGGGGTACTGCTCCTCGTACAGCTATAGGTCAAAGAAAAGACGGTAGCATTTTATTTCTAGTTATAGATGGTAAATACATAGGTAGACTTGCTGTTACTTTACGAGAATTACAGGACATACTATATGAATATGGCGCTTATAACGCTGTAAATTTAGATGGTGGTTCATCTTCTACTATGTATTACAACGGAAAAGTTATTAGTGAACCTTACAAATCTACTGGAGAGAGAGAAATTCAATCTATATTTTATGTATCTCCATAA
- a CDS encoding rhomboid family intramembrane serine protease, with protein MNWLNNLERKFRKFAIKNLMMYIVSINFLIFVLMYMLPNGFLVLIYKLTLIPSLVLKGELWRVVTYIFVPPNLSIFWGLFTLYFYYIIGVSLEQEWGSFKFNVYYFLGMFFTTIAAFVINLPMSAFYLNLSLVLAFAHLYPDHEFLLFFFMPIKAKFLGFLELGYVVYSLAFSPLEYKVAALVSILNYIIFFGKSGFTFANNTSKNYIRKRTFKNKMVTPDTIHKCTICGITEKDDPYMEFRYCSKCEGDYEYCMNHLKNHTHITHDKTKD; from the coding sequence ATGAATTGGTTAAATAATCTTGAAAGAAAATTTCGCAAATTCGCAATTAAAAATTTGATGATGTACATAGTTTCAATAAACTTTTTAATTTTTGTCCTTATGTATATGCTTCCTAATGGGTTTCTTGTACTAATATACAAGCTTACTTTAATTCCTTCTTTAGTTCTTAAAGGTGAATTATGGCGTGTTGTAACTTATATATTTGTTCCCCCAAACCTAAGTATATTTTGGGGACTATTTACACTTTATTTTTACTATATAATTGGTGTTTCTCTAGAGCAAGAATGGGGTAGTTTTAAATTTAATGTATATTATTTCCTAGGCATGTTTTTTACTACTATAGCAGCTTTTGTAATTAATTTACCTATGTCTGCATTTTACTTAAACCTCTCTCTAGTTTTAGCTTTTGCTCACTTATATCCTGATCATGAATTTCTTTTATTTTTCTTTATGCCTATAAAAGCTAAATTTTTAGGTTTTTTAGAATTAGGATATGTAGTTTATTCATTGGCATTTTCTCCACTAGAATATAAAGTTGCAGCTTTAGTTTCTATACTAAATTACATTATATTCTTTGGTAAAAGCGGATTTACTTTTGCAAATAATACAAGTAAAAATTACATTAGAAAAAGAACTTTTAAAAATAAAATGGTTACACCTGATACAATTCATAAGTGTACAATTTGTGGCATAACTGAAAAAGATGATCCTTATATGGAATTTAGATATTGTTCTAAATGTGAAGGAGATTACGAATACTGTATGAATCACTTAAAAAATCATACACATATAACTCATGATAAAACTAAGGATTAA
- a CDS encoding TerD family protein, with protein sequence MAINLQKGQRISLTKEDSKLSRIMVGLGWDPVEQSRGGILGLLFGSSAPAIDCDASVIMLNENSKAEEIVYFGNLKDRSSSVMHMGDNLTGEGDGDDEQILVELSKVPANISRLVFVVNIYNCVKRNQHFGMIRNAFIRILDLQNNKELLRFNLSDDYSNKTGIYAGEIYRHGNEWKFAAIGEGDNVTGLKDMLDKYR encoded by the coding sequence ATGGCTATTAATTTACAAAAGGGACAAAGAATAAGCCTAACAAAGGAAGATTCAAAATTATCAAGAATAATGGTTGGACTTGGATGGGATCCAGTAGAACAGAGTAGAGGTGGAATATTAGGATTATTATTTGGTAGTTCAGCTCCTGCAATAGATTGTGATGCTTCTGTAATTATGTTAAATGAAAATAGTAAAGCAGAAGAAATCGTTTATTTTGGTAATTTAAAAGATAGAAGTTCTAGTGTTATGCATATGGGAGATAATTTAACTGGAGAAGGCGATGGAGATGATGAACAAATTTTAGTTGAGCTTTCAAAGGTTCCAGCAAATATATCAAGATTAGTTTTTGTAGTAAATATTTATAATTGCGTAAAGAGAAATCAACATTTTGGTATGATAAGAAATGCGTTTATTAGAATTTTAGATTTACAAAATAATAAAGAATTACTTAGATTTAATTTAAGTGATGATTACTCTAATAAAACAGGTATTTATGCAGGTGAAATATATAGACACGGAAATGAGTGGAAGTTTGCAGCTATCGGTGAAGGCGATAATGTTACAGGTCTTAAAGATATGTTAGATAAATATAGATAA
- a CDS encoding TerD family protein, with amino-acid sequence MAINLSKGQKINLSKEAPGLKEAIIGLGWDTKQFDGGFDFDLDASAFLVGANGRVNRDEDFVFYNNLEHSSGSVIHTGDNRTGEGDGDDESIVIDFSKVPESIEKIAIAVTIYDAEGRRQNFGQVSNAFVRLVNKENGEEILRYDLSEDFSIETALVFCEIYRYNGEWKFSAVGSGFQGGLAALCKNYGLEV; translated from the coding sequence ATGGCAATAAATTTATCTAAAGGACAAAAAATAAACTTATCTAAGGAAGCACCTGGATTAAAGGAAGCTATAATTGGACTTGGATGGGATACAAAACAATTTGATGGAGGATTTGACTTTGACCTTGATGCATCTGCATTCTTAGTTGGGGCTAATGGAAGAGTAAATAGGGATGAAGATTTTGTATTTTATAATAATCTAGAACATTCAAGTGGTTCTGTAATACATACAGGCGATAACAGAACTGGAGAAGGGGATGGAGATGACGAATCAATTGTTATTGATTTTTCAAAAGTTCCTGAAAGTATAGAGAAGATAGCTATTGCAGTAACTATTTATGATGCAGAAGGAAGAAGACAAAACTTTGGACAAGTATCCAATGCATTTGTAAGATTAGTAAACAAAGAAAATGGAGAAGAAATTTTAAGATATGATTTATCAGAAGATTTTTCTATAGAAACAGCTTTAGTATTCTGTGAAATATATCGTTACAATGGAGAGTGGAAGTTTAGCGCTGTTGGAAGTGGATTTCAGGGAGGACTTGCAGCTCTTTGCAAAAATTACGGACTAGAAGTTTAG
- a CDS encoding TerD family protein gives MAVSLSKGQKVDLTKTNPGLKKVIVGLGWDTNKYDGGNDFDLDAASFLLGLNGKVASDGDFVFYNNLKHSSESVIHLGDNRTGEGDGDDEQIVVELNKVPSNIEKIDFTVTIHDAETRQQNFGQVSNAFIRIVNEETNEELIRYDLSEDYSIETALVVGELYRHNGEWKFSAIGSGFEGGLGALCGNFGIDVG, from the coding sequence ATGGCAGTTAGTTTATCAAAGGGACAAAAGGTGGATTTAACAAAGACAAATCCAGGATTAAAAAAGGTAATAGTAGGACTTGGATGGGATACTAACAAGTATGATGGAGGAAATGACTTTGATTTAGATGCAGCATCATTTTTATTGGGATTAAATGGAAAAGTTGCATCTGATGGAGATTTTGTTTTTTACAATAATTTAAAGCATTCTTCAGAATCTGTAATTCATCTAGGAGATAACCGTACTGGTGAAGGGGATGGAGATGATGAACAAATAGTTGTTGAATTAAATAAGGTACCTTCTAATATAGAAAAAATAGATTTTACAGTAACTATACATGATGCAGAAACAAGACAACAAAATTTTGGACAAGTATCCAATGCATTTATAAGAATAGTAAACGAAGAAACTAATGAAGAATTAATAAGATATGATTTAAGTGAAGACTACAGTATAGAAACGGCTTTAGTGGTTGGTGAATTATATCGTCATAATGGAGAATGGAAATTCAGTGCTATAGGAAGTGGATTTGAAGGGGGACTTGGAGCGCTTTGTGGCAATTTTGGAATAGATGTAGGATAG
- a CDS encoding RrF2 family transcriptional regulator has product MKITQEVDYALRTVLYLCKLGYGEKIEAKNISETENIPIRFLLKILRKLKHAGIVESYRGVNGGYALNKYPKDISIEDIIRIIDGPIYMNRCIYDPKYCNLNRSSTCVIHNALESVQNTLVSNLKAINFENLLNTTHEK; this is encoded by the coding sequence ATGAAAATTACTCAAGAAGTAGATTATGCTCTAAGAACCGTGTTATACCTATGTAAGTTAGGTTACGGTGAAAAAATCGAAGCTAAAAATATATCTGAAACTGAAAATATCCCAATAAGATTTTTATTAAAGATACTTAGAAAGCTAAAACATGCTGGAATAGTAGAATCTTATAGAGGAGTTAACGGTGGATATGCATTAAATAAGTATCCAAAGGATATATCCATAGAAGATATAATAAGAATTATTGATGGCCCTATTTACATGAATAGATGTATATATGATCCTAAATATTGTAACTTAAATCGCTCTAGTACATGCGTAATTCATAATGCACTAGAATCTGTTCAAAACACTTTAGTATCAAATTTAAAGGCTATTAATTTTGAAAATTTATTAAATACAACCCATGAAAAATAA
- the cooS gene encoding anaerobic carbon-monoxide dehydrogenase catalytic subunit, translated as MSNCLNCSSCSTCSSADKVLEGFISELDVETSHHRAIAQKIKCKFGLEGLCCKLCANGPCKITPKSPRGVCGADADTIVARNFLRAVSAGAGCYLHVIENTAWNLKSTGEQKGIIKGEHALDKLCNIFGINETDIHKKTILVADAVLKDLYKPKFEKMELVEKLAYAPRFENWKSLNILPGGAKSEVFDGVVKSSTNLSSDPVDMLLNCLNLGISTGLYGLTLTNLLNDVMLGEPKIRPAKVGFNVVDTDYINIMVTGHQHSMIAHLQDELIKEDVISKAKKLGAKGFRLVGSTCVGQDLQLRGEHYSEVFSGHSGNNYTSEAMLATGSIDLVVSEFNCTLPGIEPITDKFEIPMVCIDNVAKKANAEYVEYSYDERENITNHIIDKALNSYANRRNKIEINLPKNHGDDNSITGVSEDSLRDFLGGSFKPLIDLIASGKIKGVAGVVGCSSLVSGGHDVFTVNLTKELIKRDIIVLTAGCSSGGLENVGLMSPSAAYLAGENLKEVCTSLGIPPVLNFGPCLAIGRLELVATELAELLNVDLPKLPLVLSAPQWLEEQALADGAFGLALGLPLHLAKPPFITGSPLVTKVLTEDLVNLTGGQLILEDDVMKAADRLEEIIINKRKGLNLD; from the coding sequence ATGTCAAATTGTTTAAATTGTTCATCATGTTCAACTTGTAGCTCAGCAGATAAAGTTTTAGAAGGTTTTATTTCTGAATTAGATGTTGAAACATCTCACCATAGAGCTATAGCTCAAAAGATTAAATGTAAATTCGGACTTGAAGGTCTTTGTTGTAAACTTTGTGCCAACGGACCTTGTAAAATAACTCCAAAATCCCCTAGAGGTGTTTGTGGTGCTGATGCAGATACTATAGTTGCAAGAAACTTCCTTCGTGCAGTTTCAGCCGGTGCAGGTTGCTATCTTCACGTTATAGAAAATACTGCTTGGAACTTAAAATCAACTGGTGAGCAAAAAGGTATCATAAAAGGAGAACATGCATTAGATAAATTATGTAACATATTCGGAATAAATGAAACTGATATACACAAGAAAACTATACTTGTAGCTGATGCTGTACTTAAAGATTTATACAAACCTAAATTTGAAAAAATGGAGTTAGTTGAAAAACTTGCTTATGCACCTCGTTTTGAAAACTGGAAATCTCTAAATATACTTCCTGGCGGCGCTAAGTCTGAGGTTTTTGATGGAGTTGTAAAAAGCTCTACAAATTTAAGCAGTGATCCAGTAGACATGTTGTTAAACTGTCTAAATCTAGGAATCTCAACAGGATTATATGGTCTTACACTAACTAACCTATTAAATGATGTAATGCTTGGAGAACCAAAAATAAGACCAGCTAAAGTTGGATTTAATGTAGTTGATACTGACTATATAAATATAATGGTAACTGGACATCAACACTCAATGATAGCTCATCTTCAAGATGAACTTATAAAAGAAGATGTAATATCAAAGGCTAAAAAGTTAGGCGCTAAGGGCTTTAGACTTGTTGGTTCTACTTGTGTTGGTCAAGACCTTCAATTAAGAGGAGAACACTACAGTGAAGTATTCTCAGGACACTCTGGCAATAACTACACAAGTGAAGCAATGCTTGCAACTGGTAGTATTGACCTTGTAGTTTCTGAATTTAACTGTACACTTCCTGGAATTGAACCTATAACAGATAAATTTGAAATTCCTATGGTTTGTATTGATAATGTTGCTAAAAAAGCTAATGCAGAATATGTTGAATACTCATATGATGAAAGAGAAAACATTACTAATCATATAATTGATAAAGCTCTTAATAGTTATGCTAACAGAAGAAACAAAATAGAGATAAACCTTCCTAAAAATCACGGAGATGATAACTCAATTACAGGAGTTAGCGAAGATTCTCTAAGAGATTTCTTAGGTGGAAGTTTTAAACCACTTATTGACCTTATAGCATCTGGAAAAATTAAAGGTGTTGCAGGAGTTGTTGGTTGCTCTAGTTTAGTTTCTGGTGGACATGATGTATTCACCGTTAATCTAACAAAAGAACTTATAAAAAGAGATATTATAGTATTAACTGCTGGATGTTCTAGTGGTGGACTTGAAAATGTTGGACTTATGTCCCCTAGTGCTGCATATCTTGCTGGAGAAAACCTAAAAGAAGTTTGCACATCACTTGGAATCCCACCAGTATTAAACTTTGGTCCATGTCTTGCAATTGGAAGACTTGAACTTGTTGCAACAGAACTTGCTGAACTTTTAAATGTTGATTTACCTAAGCTTCCACTAGTTTTATCTGCTCCACAATGGCTTGAAGAACAAGCTCTTGCAGATGGTGCTTTTGGTCTTGCACTTGGATTACCACTGCATCTTGCAAAACCACCATTTATAACTGGTAGCCCTCTTGTAACTAAAGTCTTAACAGAGGATCTTGTAAACTTAACTGGAGGACAACTTATATTAGAAGATGATGTAATGAAAGCTGCAGATAGATTAGAAGAAATTATTATAAATAAAAGAAAAGGTCTAAACCTAGATTAA
- a CDS encoding NCS2 family permease, whose amino-acid sequence MEKFFKLKENNTTVKTEILAGITTFMTMAYILIVNPAILGDAHMDPGAVFTATAVSAVIATLIMGLYAKLPFAQAPGMGLNAFFAYNIVTQMGYSFEFALTAVLLEGIIFILLTAFNVREAIVDSIPANLKRSISVGIGLLIAFIGLSNAGVVLHPKDNSTILAIGNITSGEALLAIIGILISGILLAKNIRGALLLGIVITTIIGIPMGITHLPTGIFSMPPSIKSIAFKFQWQHIFSIKMAIALFTLLFMDMFDTVGTLVGVATKAKMLDENGKVPNVKKALFADAIGTTLGACLGTSTVSTFVESASGVAEGGRTGLTAVSTAVMFGIALFLSPLFAIIPSAATAPALVLVGLFMMEPIKEIDLVDFTEAIPAFFTIIMMPLSYSISDGIAFGIVSYIFLKALTGKYKEVSIATYIVGAIFILKFFIH is encoded by the coding sequence ATGGAGAAATTTTTTAAATTAAAAGAGAATAATACCACTGTTAAAACTGAAATTTTAGCTGGTATAACTACTTTTATGACAATGGCATATATACTTATTGTAAATCCTGCTATTCTTGGTGATGCTCACATGGATCCAGGCGCAGTATTTACAGCTACAGCAGTATCAGCTGTTATAGCTACATTAATAATGGGATTATATGCGAAGTTACCATTTGCACAAGCACCAGGAATGGGTTTAAATGCATTTTTTGCATACAATATAGTAACTCAAATGGGATATAGTTTTGAGTTTGCATTAACTGCGGTTTTATTAGAAGGAATTATCTTTATATTATTAACTGCATTTAACGTACGTGAAGCTATAGTTGATTCTATTCCAGCAAACTTAAAGAGATCTATTTCCGTTGGAATTGGACTTTTAATTGCTTTTATAGGACTTAGTAATGCAGGTGTTGTATTACATCCAAAGGACAACAGTACAATATTAGCAATTGGAAATATAACATCAGGAGAAGCTTTACTTGCGATTATAGGAATATTAATAAGTGGAATATTACTTGCTAAAAATATTAGAGGGGCTTTACTATTAGGAATAGTTATTACTACAATAATTGGAATACCAATGGGAATAACTCATCTTCCAACAGGGATATTCAGTATGCCACCATCAATAAAATCAATAGCTTTTAAATTCCAATGGCAACATATATTCAGCATAAAAATGGCAATAGCATTATTTACATTATTGTTTATGGATATGTTTGATACAGTAGGAACATTAGTTGGAGTTGCAACAAAGGCTAAAATGTTAGATGAAAATGGAAAAGTTCCAAATGTTAAAAAAGCATTATTTGCAGATGCTATAGGAACTACTTTAGGTGCATGTCTTGGAACAAGTACAGTTAGTACATTCGTTGAAAGTGCATCAGGGGTTGCAGAAGGTGGAAGAACAGGACTTACAGCAGTATCAACAGCAGTAATGTTTGGAATAGCATTATTTCTATCACCTTTATTTGCTATAATTCCATCAGCAGCTACAGCACCAGCACTTGTTTTAGTTGGATTATTTATGATGGAACCTATAAAAGAAATAGATTTAGTAGATTTTACAGAAGCTATTCCTGCTTTCTTTACAATAATAATGATGCCTTTATCATACAGCATATCTGATGGTATAGCATTTGGTATAGTTTCATACATATTCTTAAAAGCATTAACAGGAAAATATAAAGAAGTATCTATTGCAACATATATTGTTGGAGCAATATTCATATTAAAATTCTTTATACATTAA
- a CDS encoding TerD family protein, with amino-acid sequence MNLNINEKNKAPSIEKRYGNLIVETTIKEDRGIIDLTNPSSYRNTMNYAINEVASTRISEDYNSEVKVHNVKKHKKINTVISSDSSIKLKRGQKIALNKGSNKLSKLVVSLEWDINYSGSHEFDLDTSIFMLDINKNTAEDKFIFYGNPKSIENSVVLGEDFNLKLKDYYDERIMIDLDLVPDNIEKLAITVTIYDGEKRGQNFSSISNGIIRIIDSLGKDELFSYEFNEGLKLETAVVVAEIYRHNGQWKLNPVGNGFNGGLEALCENYGIKVQ; translated from the coding sequence ATGAATCTTAATATAAATGAGAAAAATAAAGCGCCATCTATAGAAAAAAGGTATGGAAACTTAATTGTTGAAACGACTATTAAAGAAGATAGGGGAATTATAGATTTAACTAATCCATCAAGTTATAGAAATACTATGAATTATGCAATAAATGAAGTTGCATCTACAAGGATATCAGAAGATTACAATAGTGAAGTTAAAGTTCATAATGTAAAAAAGCATAAAAAGATAAATACAGTAATCTCAAGTGACAGTAGTATTAAGCTAAAAAGAGGGCAAAAGATAGCCTTAAACAAGGGTTCAAATAAGCTTTCTAAATTAGTAGTATCCTTAGAATGGGATATAAATTATAGTGGAAGCCATGAATTTGATTTAGATACATCTATATTTATGTTAGATATTAATAAGAACACGGCGGAAGATAAATTCATATTTTACGGAAATCCTAAGAGCATAGAAAATAGTGTGGTTTTAGGGGAAGATTTTAATTTAAAACTTAAAGATTATTATGATGAAAGAATAATGATTGATTTAGATTTAGTTCCAGATAATATAGAAAAACTTGCAATAACGGTTACTATATATGATGGAGAAAAAAGAGGACAAAATTTCTCAAGTATATCTAATGGAATTATTAGAATTATAGATAGTCTAGGAAAAGATGAACTTTTTAGTTATGAATTTAATGAGGGATTAAAATTAGAAACAGCGGTAGTTGTAGCTGAGATATATAGACATAATGGACAGTGGAAATTGAATCCTGTAGGAAATGGGTTTAATGGTGGACTTGAAGCCTTATGTGAAAATTACGGAATAAAAGTGCAGTGA
- a CDS encoding AIM24 family protein, whose amino-acid sequence MFNFRVHQELTCMAEGEGQFFARAGAMIASQGSFTAEKVLLDPNENRSILGSFVNLAARKLTGENIHIMKVTGNGKYYMANKSQHISVIRLNQGQSISVEGENLLAFTGQCKYGVRFIGSGVISQKGMFTSKLTGQGPNAEVAITTEGNPLILETPCTVDPDAVVCWTGSDPTFKTDVSWKTLIGQTSGESYFLEFNSYGETVIVQPYERVSGLNIAID is encoded by the coding sequence ATGTTTAATTTTCGAGTACACCAAGAGTTAACTTGTATGGCAGAGGGGGAAGGGCAATTTTTTGCACGTGCTGGTGCTATGATTGCAAGTCAAGGAAGCTTTACTGCGGAGAAAGTTTTACTAGATCCTAATGAAAATAGAAGTATATTAGGTTCTTTTGTAAATCTAGCAGCTAGAAAATTAACAGGTGAGAATATACATATAATGAAGGTAACAGGAAACGGAAAATATTATATGGCAAATAAATCACAACATATTAGTGTAATTAGACTAAATCAAGGACAAAGTATATCAGTTGAAGGGGAAAACTTATTAGCTTTTACTGGACAGTGTAAATATGGAGTTAGATTTATAGGAAGTGGAGTTATTTCTCAAAAGGGTATGTTTACATCTAAGTTAACAGGACAAGGTCCTAATGCAGAGGTTGCTATAACTACTGAGGGAAATCCTCTTATACTTGAAACACCTTGCACAGTCGATCCTGATGCAGTTGTATGTTGGACAGGTTCAGATCCTACTTTTAAAACAGATGTAAGCTGGAAGACACTTATTGGACAAACCTCTGGTGAATCTTATTTTCTTGAGTTTAATAGTTATGGAGAAACTGTAATAGTTCAACCATATGAAAGAGTTAGTGGGTTAAATATAGCTATAGATTAA
- a CDS encoding DUF3990 domain-containing protein has translation MAKYTIFHGSYTEVKKPEIRKSINTKDFGTGFYCTVIREQAERWAKRYKTPTVNTYTVNMQSVENLKIKEFEEMTDEWLDFIINSRSGSEHNYDIVIGAMADDQIYNYISDYMDGAITREQFWIMAKFKYPTHQITFCSEKALKCLEFSCSEVIKSGR, from the coding sequence GTGGCTAAATATACTATTTTTCATGGAAGTTATACTGAGGTAAAAAAGCCTGAAATAAGAAAATCAATAAATACCAAAGACTTTGGTACAGGATTTTACTGCACTGTTATAAGAGAGCAAGCTGAAAGATGGGCAAAGAGATATAAAACTCCCACGGTCAATACATATACAGTTAATATGCAATCAGTAGAAAACCTTAAAATAAAAGAATTTGAAGAAATGACAGATGAATGGCTTGATTTTATAATCAACTCAAGAAGTGGAAGTGAACATAATTATGATATAGTCATAGGAGCTATGGCTGATGATCAGATATATAATTACATTTCAGATTACATGGATGGTGCAATTACAAGAGAGCAGTTTTGGATAATGGCAAAATTCAAATATCCTACTCATCAGATTACATTTTGTTCTGAAAAGGCTCTTAAATGCCTTGAATTTTCATGTAGTGAGGTGATAAAGAGTGGAAGGTAG